ATGACCCAACCCATCCGCATCGCGCAATACGGCGTCTCCCACGCTCACGCGTCGGGACACGCCGCCGTCCTTCAGGCGAACCCCGACGTCGATTTCGTCGGCGTCTATGAGCCGTCCGCCGCCAACCGCGAGCGCGTCTCAGGACGCCCGCCCTACACCGACGTCCGCTGGTTCGCCTCTGCCGACGCGATGCTCTCCGACGACTCCATCACCGCCATCGCCGTCGAGGGAGCCGTCCACGAGAGCCTCGCCTTCGCGCGAGATGCGATCGACGCGGGCAAGCACGTCTGGCTGGACAAACCCGCCGGCGACGACTTGCCGACGGTCCGCGCGATCATCGACGACGCCCGCGAGCGGGGCTTGATGGTCCAGTTGGGCTACATGTTTCGCTACAGCGATGCGTTCCGGAAGGTGCTCGATCTGGCTGCGTCGGGCTCGCTCGGCGACGTGTTCACCGTGCGCGGGCGAATGTCCACCCACTGCTCGCCGGAGGTGCGGGCGCAGTTGGCGCGGCACGAGGGAGGCATCCTCTTCGAGCTGCTCTGCCACCTGCTCGACATCGTCGTGGCGATGCTCGGCAAGCCGAAGCGCGTCACGTCGTTCCTGCGCAACGACCTGGGCATCACGCCGGGCTTCGCGGACAACACGCTCGCCGTGTTCGAATACGACCGCGCGATGGCGATGCTCGAATCGTCGGCGATGGAGGTGGAGCCCTTCGCGTGCCGTCGGTTCGAGGTCTGCGGAACGCGGGGCAGCGCGATCATCGAGCCGCTGGAACCGGCGCAGCTCCGTGTCTGTCTCGACGCCGACCGTGACGGCATGAAGAAGGGCTGGCAGGTCGTCCCCGTCGAGAACAAGCCGCGCTACGTGGACGACGTGGTCGCGTTCGTCGCGGCGATCCGAGGCGAGCAACTGCCCGACCGCACGCTCGATCACGAGCTCCTCGTCCAGGAGACGCTTCTGCGGGCTTCGCGCGGCGGCGACGCCGACTGACGCGAACCTGTCGCGCAGAATGGTTCATCTCGGCGGCGAGTGATCCGCCCCGATCTCGTTCTGCTCGGATCTGCCATTCCGCGCAGCTACCGGTCGATGAGCGTCTATAGCCCCCAGTGGTCGTCGATGGGCTTCTGGTAGACGCGGATCTTGCCATCGACGATGTCGTCGAAGTTCACCGCCTGCCCAAGCGCTCCCGACTCGTAGATGCCGATGGCGATGGACTTCGCGCGAAGCCCGATCTCCGCCGGAATCTCGACGGGGCGGTTGTGCTGGATTGCGTCGACGAAGTCGTAGCACTCTAGCAGGACGCCGTCCTCGAACCCGTGCGGGAAGAGCCGGTTCCGCTCCTCCTCGCTGA
This Candidatus Poribacteria bacterium DNA region includes the following protein-coding sequences:
- a CDS encoding Gfo/Idh/MocA family oxidoreductase, yielding MTQPIRIAQYGVSHAHASGHAAVLQANPDVDFVGVYEPSAANRERVSGRPPYTDVRWFASADAMLSDDSITAIAVEGAVHESLAFARDAIDAGKHVWLDKPAGDDLPTVRAIIDDARERGLMVQLGYMFRYSDAFRKVLDLAASGSLGDVFTVRGRMSTHCSPEVRAQLARHEGGILFELLCHLLDIVVAMLGKPKRVTSFLRNDLGITPGFADNTLAVFEYDRAMAMLESSAMEVEPFACRRFEVCGTRGSAIIEPLEPAQLRVCLDADRDGMKKGWQVVPVENKPRYVDDVVAFVAAIRGEQLPDRTLDHELLVQETLLRASRGGDAD